From Candidatus Neomarinimicrobiota bacterium, a single genomic window includes:
- a CDS encoding S41 family peptidase: protein MRKIKIISISFLVGVFILYTGSTLLPSPDIYSKISKGLKLFGQIYKQVSTTYVDEIDPETFIEAAIKGMLQTLDPYTTYISKENSGDLNILTTGTYGGVGIKLGIRGDTLTVISPMEGTPAGRSGIHAGDKIVKIDSVASFGLKLDDAANMIRGPEGKEVRLTILRHSFSGPLEFILKREKIVVNEILYSGFIKDGIGYLRLTGFSKSSINKFKDTLLELDDEGLDGLIVDLRDNPGGLLDAAVKISDMFIEKGELLVSTKGRIRQMNREHYSKKDPLIDMDVQLIVLVNGGSASASEIFSGIMQDLDRGIIVGSKTFGKGLVQTILSMPYDKKVKITTGKYYIPSGRLIQKEDYFADDKVVKRDFTDSIFVTSNGRPVYGRGGIKPDFLIKYPKSSNIIPHLWRKNMFYRYSTNWVSKHKDASYPVLLTDIDVKDFIDFLQKSNFTYKSDVIKTHTNLISALESANYPDDVINKVKNIKSDFRSFKDDFNDADYKNIKRVLSREISEMLGNTKGRYEAIFKNDLAILKSLELLDDLLLYKQTLGLID, encoded by the coding sequence ATGCGTAAAATAAAGATAATCAGCATTTCCTTTCTGGTAGGTGTATTTATTCTATATACGGGAAGTACTTTACTGCCTTCGCCGGACATATATTCCAAAATTAGCAAAGGATTAAAATTATTCGGTCAGATATATAAACAGGTCAGTACAACTTATGTTGACGAAATAGACCCTGAAACTTTTATTGAAGCCGCCATAAAAGGGATGCTGCAAACCTTAGATCCATATACTACGTACATTTCCAAAGAAAACAGTGGCGATTTAAATATATTAACCACTGGTACATACGGTGGAGTGGGAATTAAACTCGGAATACGCGGAGATACGTTAACAGTTATTTCCCCGATGGAGGGCACACCCGCCGGACGAAGCGGTATACACGCCGGAGATAAAATCGTCAAGATCGACAGTGTTGCATCGTTTGGATTAAAACTTGATGATGCGGCAAATATGATTCGCGGACCTGAAGGAAAAGAAGTCCGCCTGACTATCCTTAGGCATTCTTTTTCAGGACCATTAGAATTCATACTCAAGCGCGAAAAAATAGTTGTGAATGAAATATTATATAGCGGATTTATTAAGGATGGTATCGGCTATCTACGTCTTACAGGGTTTTCGAAAAGCTCAATTAATAAATTTAAAGACACTCTTTTGGAATTGGATGATGAAGGTCTTGACGGTTTAATTGTGGATCTTCGGGATAATCCGGGTGGATTATTAGATGCAGCAGTAAAAATCAGTGATATGTTCATTGAAAAGGGCGAACTGTTAGTTTCTACAAAAGGCAGAATTCGTCAGATGAACAGAGAGCATTATTCCAAAAAAGATCCGCTAATAGATATGGATGTACAATTAATAGTATTGGTAAATGGCGGCTCCGCAAGCGCAAGCGAAATATTTTCGGGAATTATGCAAGACCTTGACAGGGGAATAATCGTAGGTTCCAAGACATTTGGAAAGGGATTGGTACAAACAATTCTTTCAATGCCTTATGATAAAAAGGTAAAAATTACAACAGGAAAGTATTATATCCCCAGCGGCCGGCTAATTCAGAAGGAAGATTACTTTGCAGATGATAAAGTTGTTAAAAGAGATTTTACGGATTCTATCTTCGTGACGTCAAATGGAAGACCTGTTTACGGTAGGGGAGGAATAAAACCTGATTTTCTGATTAAATACCCCAAATCGTCCAACATAATTCCGCATCTCTGGCGTAAAAATATGTTTTACCGGTATTCAACGAATTGGGTATCCAAACACAAGGATGCTTCCTATCCGGTTCTTTTGACTGACATCGATGTAAAAGATTTTATCGATTTTCTGCAAAAATCAAATTTTACTTATAAAAGTGATGTTATTAAGACACATACAAATCTTATAAGCGCCCTTGAATCAGCTAACTACCCCGATGATGTTATAAATAAGGTTAAGAACATAAAATCGGATTTCAGGTCATTTAAGGATGACTTTAACGATGCGGATTATAAAAATATTAAGAGAGTTCTTTCCAGAGAGATCTCTGAAATGTTAGGTAATACAAAAGGTAGATATGAGGCGATATTCAAGAATGACCTGGCAATACTAAAATCATTGGAACTACTTGATGATCTTTTGTTATATAAACAGACTCTTGGATTGATTGATTGA
- a CDS encoding dTMP kinase: MTDSDKMGLFVTFEGIDGSGKSTQANALLRKVQEEGYNAVLFREPGGTRISEQIRQILLSTKHSEMDSLTEVMLYSAARAQLTVEMILPGLKENDIVICDRYFDSTTAYQGYGRGIDLEFVDALVKEAAKKLWPDVTFLVDVDAELAESRSGTMGRPDRLELETKEFKFRVIKGFKEIAKREPERVIILDGNEKVDAIAEKAWKHISLLLSTKLEAKIKYGQNA; this comes from the coding sequence ATGACGGATTCTGATAAAATGGGTCTTTTTGTTACATTCGAAGGGATTGACGGTTCAGGTAAGTCCACTCAGGCAAATGCGCTTCTTCGCAAGGTACAGGAGGAGGGCTATAATGCGGTTCTGTTCAGAGAACCGGGAGGGACCCGGATATCCGAGCAAATTCGACAAATCTTACTGAGCACAAAACATTCAGAAATGGATTCATTGACAGAGGTAATGCTTTATTCCGCAGCAAGGGCACAATTAACGGTTGAAATGATACTTCCGGGTCTAAAGGAAAATGATATTGTTATTTGTGACCGATATTTTGATTCCACTACCGCCTATCAAGGCTACGGCAGAGGTATTGATTTAGAATTTGTTGACGCTCTGGTTAAAGAAGCGGCAAAAAAACTTTGGCCGGATGTAACGTTTTTAGTTGATGTAGATGCGGAGCTTGCCGAATCACGTTCCGGAACAATGGGACGCCCGGATAGGTTAGAGTTGGAAACGAAAGAGTTTAAGTTTAGGGTAATAAAAGGATTTAAGGAAATTGCCAAAAGAGAACCTGAAAGAGTTATAATTCTGGATGGAAACGAGAAAGTGGATGCCATAGCCGAAAAAGCTTGGAAGCATATTTCATTGTTGCTTTCAACAAAATTAGAAGCGAAAATTAAATATGGTCAAAATGCGTAA
- a CDS encoding inositol-3-phosphate synthase, protein MLRGDKIAKADGKLGVLLPGMGAVTTTFIAGVESVRKGLHHPFGSLTQMGTIRLGKRTDKSVPMIKDFVPITDLSNLVFGGWDIFEEDMYAAAKNSGVLKPDDLEPLKDFLSSIHPMKAVFDQKYVKNLEPVWFKDLDNKYDLAEALRQDIKDFKESNGLSRMVLVWAASTEAYIKVGDVHQSLESFEQGMKDNHDDIAPSMLYAWAALKEKVPFANGAPNLTTDIPALYELADLNNVPVSGKDFKTGQTLMKTIIAPGLKARLLGLNGWFSTNILGNRDGEVLDDPASFKTKEESKLSVLEHILQPDTYPDLYGNFYHKVRINYYPPRGDDKEGWDSIDIFGWMGYPMQIKINFLCRDSILAAPLLLDLALFMDLASRAEMSGIQEWLSFYFKSPLVAPELYPEHDLFIQQAKLKNTLRYMMEEEQITHLGIEYYEK, encoded by the coding sequence ATGCTGAGAGGTGATAAAATTGCCAAGGCAGATGGTAAACTTGGTGTGCTGCTTCCGGGTATGGGGGCAGTGACGACGACTTTCATAGCGGGTGTTGAATCAGTCAGGAAAGGACTGCATCATCCGTTTGGCTCTTTAACCCAAATGGGCACTATCCGACTGGGGAAAAGAACAGATAAATCGGTGCCAATGATAAAAGATTTTGTTCCAATAACCGATTTATCAAATTTGGTATTTGGCGGATGGGATATATTTGAAGAGGATATGTATGCAGCTGCGAAGAATAGTGGTGTATTGAAACCGGATGACCTTGAACCACTTAAAGATTTTCTTTCTTCTATTCATCCTATGAAAGCGGTTTTTGATCAAAAATATGTAAAAAACCTGGAACCTGTTTGGTTTAAAGATTTGGATAATAAATATGACCTTGCTGAAGCATTAAGGCAGGACATAAAAGATTTTAAAGAATCAAATGGATTATCCAGAATGGTTCTGGTTTGGGCGGCAAGTACAGAAGCGTATATCAAAGTTGGTGATGTTCATCAATCTCTTGAATCATTTGAGCAGGGAATGAAAGATAATCACGATGATATAGCGCCAAGCATGCTTTACGCTTGGGCCGCTCTAAAAGAAAAAGTTCCTTTTGCAAACGGGGCGCCGAATTTGACCACAGATATTCCCGCATTGTATGAATTAGCGGATTTAAATAACGTTCCGGTGTCAGGCAAGGACTTCAAGACCGGTCAAACGCTTATGAAAACAATCATCGCTCCGGGATTGAAGGCACGTTTACTCGGACTTAACGGATGGTTTTCCACAAATATTCTTGGTAATCGTGACGGAGAGGTTCTTGATGACCCGGCATCATTTAAGACAAAAGAGGAAAGTAAATTGAGTGTTCTTGAACATATTCTGCAGCCTGACACATATCCTGATTTATATGGGAACTTTTACCATAAGGTAAGGATAAACTATTATCCGCCGCGCGGCGATGATAAGGAAGGTTGGGATAGCATTGATATATTCGGCTGGATGGGGTACCCGATGCAGATAAAAATCAATTTCCTTTGTAGAGACAGTATTCTTGCCGCTCCTTTACTTCTTGACCTTGCATTATTTATGGACCTTGCGAGCAGAGCGGAAATGAGCGGGATTCAGGAATGGTTATCATTCTACTTTAAGAGCCCTCTCGTTGCTCCTGAATTGTATCCCGAACATGACTTATTCATTCAGCAAGCAAAATTGAAGAACACTTTGCGATATATGATGGAAGAGGAACAGATTACGCATCTTGGAATCGAATACTACGAAAAATGA
- a CDS encoding CDP-alcohol phosphatidyltransferase family protein: MQIPKDYKKKITKDGFNPVHPKLQEAYLKIIIPLADFFKSLNINPNALTTLGTIFNIVGAIFFALSYLRMGGMFIVFGAICDTIDGRIATHGNKKTKFGALYDSVMDRYSEIIMFFGIAVHFVKSDSYWTSVAIFAALGGSVMVSYVRARAEGLGLECNVGMMQRTERITYISVGAVIGDLPYVHELFLMLAIWTIAILANYTAAQRMFHLYKATAGERKPSGSKR; the protein is encoded by the coding sequence ATGCAGATACCTAAAGACTATAAAAAGAAAATAACAAAAGACGGGTTTAATCCTGTTCATCCGAAATTACAGGAAGCGTACCTAAAGATAATAATACCTCTTGCTGATTTCTTTAAATCCCTGAATATAAATCCAAACGCTCTTACTACTCTGGGAACCATATTTAATATCGTGGGAGCTATATTTTTTGCTTTATCATATCTTCGGATGGGTGGGATGTTTATAGTATTTGGCGCCATTTGCGACACCATAGACGGAAGAATAGCAACACATGGCAATAAAAAAACAAAATTCGGAGCTTTATATGATTCTGTAATGGACAGGTATTCTGAAATTATTATGTTTTTCGGAATTGCAGTTCATTTTGTAAAATCAGATTCATACTGGACATCAGTGGCAATTTTTGCCGCTTTGGGCGGCTCAGTTATGGTCAGCTATGTGAGAGCAAGAGCAGAAGGACTGGGTCTTGAATGCAACGTAGGAATGATGCAGAGGACAGAGCGTATTACTTATATATCCGTGGGCGCGGTAATAGGCGATTTACCGTATGTACATGAGCTCTTCTTGATGTTAGCAATATGGACAATTGCCATATTAGCGAATTATACGGCTGCGCAACGAATGTTTCATCTTTATAAGGCAACAGCTGGCGAAAGAAAGCCCAGCGGAAGTAAACGATAA